A genomic region of Rhodococcus pyridinivorans contains the following coding sequences:
- a CDS encoding cupin domain-containing protein, with protein sequence MREDILGRSRVEDTDELVQFYRRLETMGAGALWTVANDIEPWYPQPKSVPMLWRYEQLRPSVLESASLVSGDDAGRRVVMLVNDGRKELSAAVGLLYTGLQIMNPGESMTAHRHAASALRFVIEGEGAWTIVDGDRLEAGARDFLITPSGTWHEHGNDSASSPVIWQDGLDIPLVNTLDANFYAVHPELHQQPGKVVNTSLREYGSGILTPADRGWSKRYSPLLAYPWERTYEALLARAEVSDGSPYDGIIMEYVNPLTGGSVMPTMGAHMQLLRPGQATLAHRHTGSVIYHVAKGCGHSIIGGQRFDWQENDIFCVPSWAWHEHANDDDRNDACLFSFNDFPVMHALDLYQEAAYTDNHGHQNP encoded by the coding sequence ATGAGGGAAGACATCCTCGGCCGGTCCCGCGTGGAGGACACCGACGAGCTGGTGCAGTTCTACCGCCGGCTCGAGACGATGGGCGCCGGAGCGTTGTGGACGGTGGCCAACGACATCGAGCCGTGGTATCCGCAACCGAAATCGGTGCCGATGCTGTGGCGCTATGAGCAGCTGCGACCGTCGGTGCTCGAATCGGCCTCGTTGGTCTCCGGTGACGATGCCGGCCGCCGGGTGGTGATGCTGGTCAACGACGGTCGCAAGGAGCTCAGTGCGGCCGTGGGTCTGCTCTACACCGGACTGCAGATCATGAACCCGGGCGAGTCGATGACCGCACACCGACACGCAGCCTCTGCCCTGCGGTTCGTCATCGAAGGTGAAGGAGCGTGGACGATCGTCGACGGCGACCGGCTCGAGGCCGGAGCGCGGGATTTCCTGATCACCCCCAGCGGCACCTGGCACGAACACGGCAACGATTCGGCCAGCTCACCGGTGATCTGGCAGGACGGACTCGACATCCCCCTGGTCAACACACTCGACGCGAACTTCTACGCCGTGCATCCGGAGCTGCATCAGCAACCCGGAAAAGTCGTCAACACCTCGCTGCGCGAGTACGGGTCCGGGATCCTCACCCCCGCCGACCGCGGATGGAGCAAGCGTTACTCCCCGCTGCTGGCCTACCCGTGGGAGCGCACCTACGAGGCGTTGCTCGCCCGCGCGGAGGTCTCCGACGGATCACCGTACGACGGCATCATCATGGAGTACGTCAACCCGCTCACCGGCGGTTCGGTCATGCCGACGATGGGCGCGCACATGCAGCTGCTGCGTCCCGGTCAGGCCACGCTCGCGCATCGGCACACCGGGTCGGTGATCTATCACGTGGCCAAGGGCTGCGGTCATTCCATCATCGGCGGGCAGCGGTTCGACTGGCAGGAAAACGACATCTTCTGCGTGCCCTCGTGGGCCTGGCACGAACACGCCAACGACGACGACCGCAACGATGCGTGCCTGTTCTCGTTCAACGACTTCCCCGTCATGCACGCACTCGACCTCTACCAAGAAGCCGCCTACACCGACAACCACGGACACCAGAACCCGTGA
- a CDS encoding carbon-nitrogen hydrolase family protein, whose product MTAYPKFRAAAVQAAPEFLDTSATVDKACRLIAEASAHGAELIAFPEVFVSAYPYWNWTMTPVEGGPWFEKLFHAAIDIPGPEVAALCAAARAADAHVVIGVNERDPYSLGTLYNSVLFISNTGELLGVHRKLVPTWAEKLTWAGGDGSSLRVYDTGIGRLGGLACGENTNTLARFSLLAQGEQVHVANYIALPVAPAEYDMVEAIKTRAAAHSFEGKVFTIVACAAITDQIVDTVAHNEAARALLERPHSAFSGIFGPDGRLITTPLIDEEGIVYADIDINASIQPKQMHDIIGHYNRFDIFQLSVNQQPQSSVVLNSHQAPTFPPPHFTEVPGETETA is encoded by the coding sequence ATGACCGCATACCCGAAGTTTCGAGCCGCCGCAGTGCAGGCGGCTCCGGAGTTCCTCGACACATCCGCCACGGTGGACAAGGCATGCCGTCTGATCGCAGAGGCGAGCGCACACGGTGCTGAGCTGATCGCTTTTCCCGAGGTGTTCGTCTCGGCGTACCCCTACTGGAACTGGACCATGACGCCCGTTGAAGGGGGCCCCTGGTTCGAAAAGCTATTTCACGCAGCCATCGACATCCCCGGGCCCGAAGTGGCGGCCTTGTGCGCCGCTGCTCGCGCAGCCGATGCCCACGTCGTCATCGGAGTAAACGAACGAGATCCGTACTCCTTGGGCACGCTGTACAACTCGGTCCTGTTCATCAGCAATACCGGTGAACTACTGGGCGTCCACCGCAAGCTGGTGCCGACCTGGGCCGAGAAGCTGACCTGGGCCGGCGGAGACGGCAGCTCACTGCGCGTCTACGACACCGGTATCGGGCGACTCGGTGGACTGGCCTGCGGGGAGAACACCAACACCTTGGCCCGGTTCAGTCTCCTGGCACAAGGAGAGCAGGTCCATGTCGCCAACTACATCGCCCTTCCAGTCGCACCGGCCGAGTACGACATGGTCGAAGCCATCAAGACCCGCGCTGCTGCACACAGCTTCGAAGGTAAGGTTTTCACCATCGTCGCCTGTGCCGCGATCACAGATCAGATCGTCGATACCGTGGCACACAACGAGGCCGCCCGCGCGCTACTCGAGCGTCCGCACAGTGCCTTCAGTGGCATCTTCGGTCCGGACGGGCGCCTGATAACCACGCCCCTCATCGACGAGGAGGGAATCGTGTACGCCGACATCGACATCAATGCATCGATCCAACCCAAACAGATGCACGACATCATCGGCCACTACAACCGGTTCGACATCTTCCAACTCAGCGTCAACCAGCAACCGCAGTCCAGCGTCGTCCTCAACAGTCACCAGGCACCTACCTTCCCACCTCCCCACTTCACGGAAGTTCCTGGCGAGACCGAAACGGCCTAA
- a CDS encoding fumarylacetoacetate hydrolase family protein, with the protein MRFVNFSFGTDGERHLGVVLDDALVLDLVPALQSVIDVPNDLRDYIAAGPDLHRRVAQTIATTQSWPAEATRSLDEVVLHAPFRPGKLIGVGLNYVEHVEESSRSLDTDENLPTRPVLFSTPGTAVIGPDEPILHNSELTEQLDWECELAVIIGDIAKSVTEDDAMNHVFGYSIVNDISARDQRRSGQWFFSKGQDSYKPFGPMVVTADELGDPHTLQLSLTVNGEQRQNGNSRHMLFKIPQLIADITSGVTLEPGDIIATGSPQGVGAAMTPPTYLTPGDVVAATIEKIGTLANPVKAV; encoded by the coding sequence GTGCGCTTTGTCAACTTCAGCTTCGGCACCGACGGGGAACGTCATCTCGGAGTCGTCCTCGACGATGCTCTCGTCCTCGATCTTGTCCCCGCCCTGCAGTCGGTGATCGATGTTCCCAACGATCTACGCGACTACATCGCCGCTGGCCCGGACCTGCACCGCCGGGTCGCCCAGACCATCGCCACCACCCAGTCCTGGCCCGCAGAAGCCACCCGTTCACTGGACGAAGTGGTGCTGCACGCCCCATTCCGTCCCGGCAAGCTCATCGGTGTCGGACTGAACTACGTCGAGCACGTCGAAGAATCGAGCCGATCCCTCGACACCGACGAGAACCTGCCGACGCGGCCGGTGCTGTTCAGCACACCGGGCACCGCGGTGATCGGCCCCGACGAGCCGATCCTGCACAACAGCGAGCTGACCGAACAGCTGGACTGGGAATGCGAACTCGCCGTGATCATCGGCGACATCGCCAAGTCGGTGACCGAAGACGACGCGATGAACCACGTCTTCGGCTACAGCATCGTCAACGACATCAGCGCCCGCGACCAGCGCCGCTCCGGGCAGTGGTTCTTCTCCAAGGGACAGGACAGCTACAAGCCCTTCGGTCCCATGGTCGTCACCGCGGACGAACTCGGTGACCCCCACACCCTGCAGTTGTCGCTGACCGTCAACGGTGAGCAGCGCCAAAACGGAAACTCTCGGCACATGTTGTTCAAGATTCCCCAGCTCATCGCCGATATCACCTCCGGAGTCACTCTCGAACCCGGCGATATCATCGCCACCGGCTCCCCTCAGGGCGTAGGTGCGGCGATGACCCCGCCGACGTACCTGACCCCGGGTGATGTCGTGGCCGCAACCATCGAAAAGATCGGCACCCTGGCCAACCCCGTCAAGGCGGTCTGA
- a CDS encoding maleate cis-trans isomerase family protein yields the protein MTTPASPRAYRIGQIVPSSNITMETEIPAMLRAREEVEPERFTFHSSRMRMKEVTKAQLEAMDDESDRCALELSDAHVDVLGYACLVAIMTRGAGYHCTSEKRLHQVTVDNDAEAPVVTSAGALVDGLKVLGARKVALIAPYMRPLTEQVVDYISGEGFEVTDFIALEIPDNLEVGSRDPMALVDIVERLDHSQADVVVLSACVQMPSLAAVQVVQDRIGKPVLSAAVATTYQLLKELGLKRYVPRAGELLNGSY from the coding sequence ATGACCACACCGGCATCCCCCCGCGCCTACCGCATCGGCCAGATCGTCCCGAGCTCCAACATCACGATGGAAACCGAGATCCCCGCGATGCTGCGCGCCCGCGAAGAGGTCGAACCCGAGCGCTTCACTTTCCACTCCTCGCGTATGCGGATGAAAGAAGTGACCAAGGCTCAGCTCGAAGCGATGGACGACGAGTCCGATCGCTGCGCCCTGGAACTGTCCGACGCCCACGTCGATGTCCTCGGCTACGCCTGTCTGGTAGCGATCATGACCCGCGGCGCCGGGTACCACTGCACCTCGGAGAAGCGCCTGCACCAGGTGACCGTCGACAACGACGCCGAAGCGCCGGTGGTCACCAGCGCCGGCGCCCTGGTCGACGGGCTGAAGGTACTCGGTGCCCGTAAGGTCGCCCTCATCGCCCCGTACATGCGCCCCTTGACCGAGCAGGTCGTCGACTACATCTCCGGTGAGGGCTTCGAGGTCACCGACTTCATCGCCCTCGAAATTCCCGACAACCTCGAGGTCGGCTCCCGGGACCCGATGGCGCTGGTGGACATCGTCGAACGGCTCGACCACAGTCAGGCCGATGTAGTCGTGCTGTCCGCGTGCGTACAGATGCCATCGCTGGCCGCCGTCCAGGTCGTTCAGGACCGAATCGGCAAGCCTGTGCTGTCCGCAGCCGTCGCCACCACCTACCAGCTGCTGAAAGAACTCGGCCTGAAGCGGTACGTTCCCCGTGCAGGCGAACTGTTGAACGGGAGCTACTGA
- a CDS encoding GntR family transcriptional regulator, whose protein sequence is MTAAGVKKPKRSTTLEQAYNAILESICNGDIPPGAPLRLQELSTTLGMSMMPIREALRQLEAIGVIEMTPHKGARVREISTDDLIDTYRTRITLEGILCSRAAENFDADDEAAAREALERQRIALEDGDIIEARIAHKDFHYAIYRAAGSVWMLRSIDPTWLNSERYRVTSEQDGDQLTLRREEHERMLAACVAHRPEQARQALRTHLISTVAHLDKNLAKRLDILTAGACC, encoded by the coding sequence ATGACCGCAGCCGGAGTGAAGAAACCCAAGCGTTCGACAACACTCGAACAGGCGTACAACGCCATTCTCGAGTCCATCTGCAACGGTGATATCCCGCCGGGCGCTCCACTCCGGCTGCAAGAGCTGTCGACCACCCTGGGGATGAGCATGATGCCCATCCGCGAGGCACTCCGCCAGCTCGAGGCCATCGGCGTGATCGAGATGACCCCCCACAAGGGGGCGCGGGTCCGAGAAATATCGACGGACGACCTCATCGACACCTACCGGACCCGCATCACGCTCGAAGGCATCCTCTGCAGCCGCGCCGCCGAAAATTTCGACGCAGACGACGAAGCGGCGGCCCGCGAGGCATTGGAACGGCAGCGCATCGCACTCGAAGACGGCGACATCATCGAGGCTCGCATCGCACACAAGGACTTCCACTACGCCATCTACCGCGCCGCCGGCTCGGTATGGATGCTCCGCTCCATCGACCCGACCTGGCTCAACAGCGAACGCTACCGTGTCACCAGCGAACAGGATGGTGACCAACTCACCCTCCGCCGCGAAGAACACGAACGCATGCTCGCAGCGTGCGTTGCGCACCGGCCCGAGCAGGCCCGCCAAGCCTTGCGAACCCACCTGATCAGCACCGTTGCCCATCTGGACAAGAACTTGGCCAAACGCCTGGACATCCTTACCGCCGGGGCGTGCTGTTGA
- a CDS encoding flavin reductase family protein — MYSIDPTADSYTRFDPAVMRAADFYHVLAASVVPRPIAWVSTRSSAGILNLAPYSFFTVASTKPPIVQFNSVGHKDSWRNIIETGEFVVNIGTETLIDPINATSESFPYEIDEFTQAGMNPHDSDVLAVPRVAEAPIAFECVKHTIVEMGNCSLIFGRVVNVVVASAVLADDGLPDFSKVAPPTRLGRSEWGLAPSTVTRVRP; from the coding sequence ATGTACTCGATCGACCCGACCGCAGACTCATATACTCGCTTCGATCCGGCCGTGATGCGTGCTGCGGACTTCTATCACGTCCTGGCTGCCTCGGTGGTGCCGCGCCCCATCGCCTGGGTGTCGACGCGCTCGAGCGCCGGGATCTTGAATCTCGCCCCGTACAGTTTCTTCACGGTTGCCTCCACCAAGCCTCCGATCGTGCAGTTCAACTCGGTCGGGCACAAGGACAGCTGGCGCAACATCATCGAAACCGGTGAATTCGTTGTGAACATCGGGACCGAAACACTCATCGACCCCATTAATGCCACCTCCGAATCCTTTCCCTACGAGATCGATGAATTCACCCAGGCGGGAATGAACCCCCACGACAGCGACGTCCTGGCTGTCCCTCGAGTTGCCGAAGCGCCGATCGCGTTCGAATGCGTCAAGCACACGATCGTGGAGATGGGAAACTGCTCATTGATCTTCGGACGCGTCGTCAACGTCGTTGTCGCTAGCGCCGTACTGGCCGACGACGGACTCCCCGACTTTTCCAAGGTCGCACCGCCGACCCGACTCGGACGTTCCGAGTGGGGCCTTGCCCCATCCACGGTGACACGCGTACGACCCTGA
- a CDS encoding adenine phosphoribosyltransferase, producing the protein MRIYPVIHVHDLDQVSEQVEVARRHPISGVFLIDHDADDIRLARCIDHVRLKQPDIFLGANVIRRSATEALNILAPHFPGGIPLDAIWTDNAGVSLDGDDHEFHSLHSARERTGWTGLHFGGIAFKYQTPVSETDLPRLGELARRHVDVPTTSGPGTGLAADTHKLEALREGLHNHPLALASGVTPDNVESFIGLVDHILVSTGIADDNDRIDSGKLAALLERCTVEQRN; encoded by the coding sequence ATGCGCATATATCCCGTGATCCACGTCCACGATCTCGACCAAGTGTCCGAACAAGTCGAGGTCGCTCGTCGCCATCCCATTTCCGGGGTCTTCCTCATCGACCACGACGCAGATGACATCCGCCTGGCCCGATGCATCGATCACGTCCGCCTGAAGCAACCCGACATCTTCCTGGGCGCAAACGTCATTCGCCGCAGCGCAACTGAGGCACTGAACATCCTCGCACCGCACTTTCCTGGCGGTATTCCTCTCGACGCCATCTGGACCGACAACGCCGGCGTCTCCCTCGACGGCGACGACCACGAGTTCCATTCACTCCACTCAGCACGAGAACGAACCGGATGGACCGGACTGCACTTCGGCGGCATCGCCTTCAAATACCAGACCCCCGTCTCGGAGACCGACCTTCCACGCCTGGGCGAACTCGCACGCCGCCACGTCGATGTCCCCACCACCTCCGGACCCGGTACAGGACTAGCCGCCGACACTCACAAACTCGAGGCCCTTCGCGAGGGACTCCACAACCATCCGCTCGCCTTGGCCAGCGGTGTCACGCCGGACAACGTCGAGTCATTCATAGGCCTTGTTGACCATATTCTCGTTTCCACAGGAATCGCCGACGACAACGACCGCATCGACTCCGGAAAGTTGGCGGCCCTACTCGAACGTTGCACTGTCGAACAAAGAAATTAA
- a CDS encoding IS256 family transposase translates to MTDVIDREDESNSAPVGASDARLQELVDQARAEGLQLTGEGGLLAKLTKLVVESALEGEMDDHLGYGKNDPAGRGSGNSRNGRRAKTVLTEAGPVELDVPRDRESSFEPKIVAKRQRRLTGVQDMVISLSAKGLTTGEISAHLAEVYGAEVSKQTISTITERVMDGMAEWQNRPLDPVYPVLFIDCIHVKIRDGNVANRPIYVVMGVTVDGTRDILGLWAGEHGDGEGAKYWLRVLSELKNRGVQDVLIVVCDGLKHLPDSIGQVWPQTIVQTCVVHLLRNTYAYASRKDWAEIAKDLKPVYTAPSEQAALDRFAEFSDKWEKRYPAIIRLWTNTWAEFVPFLQFDNAIKQVIYTTNAIESVNARIRRAVKARGHFPTEAAALKCVYLAIMSLDPKGTARQRWSNRWKAALNAFEITFDGRLSAGRK, encoded by the coding sequence ATGACCGATGTGATTGATCGTGAGGACGAATCGAACTCGGCACCTGTGGGTGCCAGCGATGCCCGGCTGCAGGAACTGGTGGATCAGGCGCGGGCCGAAGGCCTCCAGCTCACCGGCGAGGGCGGGTTGCTGGCGAAGTTGACCAAGCTGGTGGTGGAGTCCGCCCTCGAGGGCGAGATGGACGACCACCTCGGCTACGGCAAGAATGACCCGGCCGGCAGGGGCAGCGGCAACTCCCGCAACGGCAGACGCGCCAAGACCGTGCTGACCGAGGCCGGCCCGGTCGAGCTCGACGTACCCCGGGACCGGGAGTCCTCGTTCGAGCCGAAGATCGTGGCCAAGCGGCAGCGGCGGCTGACCGGGGTGCAGGACATGGTGATCTCGCTGTCGGCCAAGGGACTGACCACCGGTGAGATCTCTGCGCACCTGGCCGAGGTCTACGGCGCCGAGGTGTCCAAGCAGACGATCTCGACGATCACCGAACGGGTGATGGACGGCATGGCCGAGTGGCAGAACCGGCCGCTGGACCCGGTGTATCCGGTGCTGTTCATCGACTGCATCCACGTCAAGATCCGCGACGGCAACGTGGCCAACCGGCCGATCTACGTCGTGATGGGGGTGACTGTGGACGGCACCCGCGACATCCTCGGATTATGGGCCGGCGAGCACGGCGACGGGGAGGGGGCGAAGTATTGGCTTCGGGTGTTGTCGGAGCTGAAGAATCGTGGTGTGCAGGATGTGCTGATCGTCGTGTGCGACGGTCTGAAGCATCTGCCCGACTCGATCGGGCAGGTGTGGCCGCAGACCATCGTGCAAACCTGCGTGGTCCACCTCCTCCGCAATACCTACGCCTACGCCTCCCGCAAGGACTGGGCCGAGATCGCCAAGGACCTCAAACCGGTGTACACCGCGCCGTCGGAGCAGGCCGCGCTGGACCGGTTCGCCGAGTTCAGCGACAAATGGGAGAAACGCTATCCCGCGATCATCCGGCTCTGGACCAACACCTGGGCCGAGTTCGTGCCGTTCCTGCAGTTCGACAACGCCATCAAACAGGTCATCTACACGACCAACGCCATCGAAAGTGTCAACGCCCGAATCCGCAGGGCCGTCAAGGCCCGCGGTCATTTCCCGACCGAGGCCGCGGCCCTGAAATGCGTGTACCTGGCCATCATGAGCCTCGATCCCAAAGGCACCGCCCGCCAACGCTGGTCCAACCGCTGGAAGGCAGCACTGAACGCCTTCGAGATCACCTTCGACGGACGCCTGTCCGCTGGACGAAAGTAG
- a CDS encoding DUF5994 family protein encodes MSRLPRRLFTNRDLGRFRAAADGGQPFDAPTRTVRLLLRDPDEHSAGVDGAWWPRGDNVTAELHNLVSALTSRLGRTERIAFDWNALSISQRGIDPPDGLDFVGPAPDQPRNQMYVFGRDGTCLRLLIIEPMLDADRAYEDMQKTVAPNTEQA; translated from the coding sequence ATGAGCAGACTTCCGCGGCGCCTGTTCACCAATCGTGACCTGGGGCGTTTCCGCGCTGCCGCCGACGGTGGACAGCCCTTCGACGCCCCGACCCGCACGGTGCGGCTGCTTCTGCGCGACCCCGACGAGCACTCCGCCGGCGTCGACGGCGCCTGGTGGCCGCGGGGCGACAATGTCACCGCCGAACTCCACAACCTGGTCTCCGCACTGACCTCCCGCCTGGGACGAACCGAACGGATCGCCTTCGACTGGAATGCCCTGAGCATCTCCCAGCGAGGTATCGATCCTCCGGACGGTCTCGACTTCGTCGGACCGGCACCGGATCAGCCACGCAACCAGATGTACGTTTTCGGCCGGGACGGAACCTGTCTCCGGTTGTTGATCATCGAGCCCATGCTCGATGCCGATCGAGCGTACGAAGACATGCAGAAGACCGTGGCACCGAATACCGAACAAGCCTGA
- a CDS encoding SDR family NAD(P)-dependent oxidoreductase: MNHTAQGTVVIFGGRSEIGVEVATRLAPGRTVILAARRADDLADECAAVRVAGATAVHPVEFDADALDTHTAVLDRIAAFGPIDVAVLAFGILGDQAHAETDAAHAVSIVHTDYLAQVALLTDLAQRLRAQGSGRLVVFSSVAGWRVRRANYVYGSAKAGLDGFASGLADALHGSGVSLLLVRPGFVIGRMTEGMSPAPLSSTPPQVAGATVQALHRGRGEVWVPAVLRPVFFGMRLLPRAMWRRLPR; the protein is encoded by the coding sequence ATGAACCACACCGCGCAGGGAACCGTCGTCATCTTCGGGGGACGCAGCGAGATCGGCGTCGAGGTCGCCACCCGACTCGCGCCGGGCCGCACCGTGATCCTCGCCGCCCGTCGCGCCGACGACCTGGCCGACGAGTGCGCCGCCGTGCGGGTAGCAGGCGCGACGGCGGTGCACCCGGTCGAGTTCGACGCCGACGCCCTCGACACACACACCGCGGTGCTCGACCGGATCGCCGCCTTCGGGCCGATCGATGTGGCGGTGCTGGCCTTCGGCATCCTCGGCGACCAGGCCCACGCGGAAACCGATGCGGCCCATGCGGTGTCGATCGTGCACACCGACTATCTCGCGCAGGTCGCGCTGCTCACCGACCTGGCCCAGCGGCTGCGCGCGCAGGGCTCGGGGCGGCTGGTGGTGTTCTCCTCCGTGGCCGGGTGGCGGGTGCGCCGCGCCAACTATGTGTACGGGTCGGCGAAGGCCGGCCTCGACGGTTTCGCGTCCGGCCTGGCGGATGCCTTGCACGGCAGCGGGGTGTCGTTGCTGCTGGTGCGCCCCGGTTTCGTGATCGGCCGGATGACGGAGGGCATGAGCCCTGCACCGTTGTCGAGCACCCCACCGCAGGTCGCCGGCGCGACGGTGCAGGCGCTGCACCGCGGGCGCGGGGAGGTGTGGGTGCCGGCGGTGCTGCGCCCGGTGTTCTTCGGGATGCGCCTGCTGCCGCGGGCGATGTGGCGGCGTTTGCCGCGCTGA
- a CDS encoding M24 family metallopeptidase yields the protein MTTAAPRFPADRYAARLARAAELGAAAGFDALLITPGPDLRYLTGSRAESFERLTCLVIPTDGSGATVVVPRLELASLNDSAIGELGLPVRDWVDGQDPYALVRELVATAGAFAVAEAMPALHLVPLTARFGNAPALATSVIRQLRMVKDTDEVEALRRAGAAIDRVHARMGEWLRAGRTEAEVAADITAAILEEGHTAAAFVIVGSGPHGADPHHEVSERVIESGDIVVVDIGGPVEPGYYSDSTRTYSIGEPDPEIATKIAVLEKAQQTAVDAVRPGVRAEDVDAAARNLLAAAGYGEAFVHRTGHGIGLSVHEEPYIVSGNDDILQPGMAFSIEPGIYFRGEWGARIEDIVVVTEDGCESMNLRPHGLTVLPG from the coding sequence ATGACCACTGCCGCCCCCCGATTCCCCGCCGACCGTTACGCGGCCCGCCTCGCCCGCGCCGCCGAACTCGGTGCCGCCGCCGGCTTCGACGCGCTGCTCATCACCCCCGGACCGGACCTGCGGTATCTCACCGGTTCGCGCGCCGAGTCGTTCGAGCGTCTGACCTGCCTGGTGATCCCCACCGACGGCTCCGGCGCCACCGTGGTGGTGCCGCGGCTGGAGTTGGCGTCGCTGAACGACTCCGCGATCGGTGAGCTCGGTCTGCCGGTGCGGGACTGGGTGGACGGTCAGGATCCTTACGCGCTCGTGCGCGAACTCGTCGCGACGGCGGGGGCGTTCGCGGTGGCCGAGGCGATGCCGGCGCTGCACCTGGTGCCGCTGACCGCCCGGTTCGGCAACGCCCCGGCGCTTGCGACGTCGGTGATCCGGCAGCTGCGGATGGTCAAGGACACCGACGAGGTCGAGGCGTTGCGCCGCGCTGGTGCCGCCATCGACCGGGTGCACGCCCGCATGGGTGAATGGTTGCGCGCGGGACGCACCGAAGCCGAGGTGGCCGCGGACATCACCGCCGCGATCCTCGAAGAGGGACACACCGCGGCGGCGTTCGTCATCGTCGGTTCCGGCCCGCACGGCGCCGACCCGCACCACGAGGTGTCCGAGCGGGTCATCGAATCCGGCGACATCGTCGTCGTCGACATCGGTGGTCCCGTCGAACCTGGCTACTACTCGGATTCGACCCGCACCTACAGCATCGGCGAACCGGACCCGGAGATCGCGACGAAGATTGCGGTGCTCGAGAAGGCACAACAGACCGCAGTGGATGCGGTGCGGCCCGGCGTGCGCGCCGAGGACGTCGACGCCGCCGCCCGCAACCTGCTTGCCGCCGCCGGCTACGGGGAGGCGTTCGTGCACCGCACCGGGCACGGAATCGGCCTGTCGGTGCACGAGGAGCCGTACATCGTCTCCGGCAACGACGACATCCTGCAGCCCGGCATGGCGTTCAGCATCGAACCGGGCATCTACTTCCGCGGTGAGTGGGGTGCGCGGATCGAGGACATCGTCGTCGTCACCGAGGACGGCTGCGAGTCGATGAACCTGCGCCCGCACGGATTGACGGTGCTGCCGGGCTGA
- a CDS encoding 5'-3' exonuclease → MWSVTAPENPTPAPDPTLMLLDGASLWFRAFHAIPEKVTAPDGSPVNAVRGFVDMVASLIRTHRPTRLVVCLDLDWRPAFRVAAIPSYKAHRVATGSDGTVEEVPPALLPQVPVILDVLAAAGIATGGAAGFEADDVLGTLAARETIDRVIVVSGDRDLLQVVADSPVPVRVLYAGRGLAKAELFDPALVAERYGVPGERAGAAYAELAVLRGDPSDGLPGVKGVGEKTAASLLQQYGSLDAVRAAAVDESSSMAKGMRVKLAAAADYLDAALPVVRVATDADVDLSRSDVLPAAPAAPEQLTALAQRWGLERPVSALVAALADR, encoded by the coding sequence ATGTGGTCCGTGACCGCACCGGAGAACCCCACGCCCGCACCGGACCCCACGCTGATGTTGCTCGACGGCGCGAGCCTGTGGTTCCGCGCCTTCCACGCCATCCCGGAGAAGGTCACCGCACCCGACGGCAGCCCGGTCAACGCGGTGCGCGGCTTCGTGGACATGGTGGCCTCGCTGATCCGCACCCACCGTCCCACCCGGCTGGTGGTGTGCCTGGATCTGGACTGGCGGCCGGCCTTCCGTGTCGCGGCGATCCCCAGTTACAAGGCGCACCGGGTCGCCACCGGGTCGGACGGCACCGTCGAGGAGGTCCCACCCGCGCTGCTGCCGCAGGTGCCGGTGATCCTCGACGTGCTCGCCGCCGCCGGCATCGCCACCGGCGGGGCGGCCGGTTTCGAGGCCGACGACGTGCTCGGCACCCTCGCCGCCCGCGAGACCATCGACCGGGTGATCGTGGTCAGCGGCGACCGCGACCTGCTGCAGGTCGTCGCCGACAGTCCGGTGCCGGTGCGGGTGCTCTACGCCGGGCGCGGATTGGCCAAGGCCGAGTTGTTCGATCCGGCGTTGGTCGCCGAACGCTACGGGGTGCCCGGCGAGCGGGCCGGCGCCGCCTACGCCGAACTCGCGGTGCTGCGCGGCGACCCGTCGGACGGACTCCCCGGCGTCAAGGGGGTCGGGGAAAAGACCGCCGCGTCGTTGCTGCAGCAGTACGGCTCTCTCGACGCGGTGCGCGCGGCCGCGGTCGACGAGTCGTCGTCGATGGCGAAGGGCATGCGGGTCAAACTCGCCGCTGCGGCGGACTATCTGGATGCGGCGCTGCCGGTGGTGCGGGTCGCCACCGACGCCGACGTGGACCTGTCCCGCTCGGACGTGTTGCCGGCGGCACCGGCCGCTCCGGAGCAGCTCACCGCGCTGGCGCAGCGGTGGGGTCTGGAACGGCCGGTGTCCGCGCTGGTCGCGGCCCTGGCCGACCGATGA